CGGCGCGGCAACAAGCTCCAGCGCGGGGTACGGAGAGTTCTCCGCGGCACGGGCGCCGCGACCGAGGTCAAGGCCGTGCGCGGAGTCTCTTTCGTCGCCCGTCACGGTGAGTCGATCGGGATCATCGGTACCAACGGGTCTGGCAAGTCGACGCTCCTACAGGCGCTCGCCGGCCTCATCCCGCCGAGCGAGGGATCGGTGTACATCTCGGGTACGCCGTCGCTCCTCGGCGTGAGCGCCGTCCTCATGAAGAAGCTCTCGGGCGCGCGCAACATCATGATCGGCGGTCTCGCCCTCGGGCTCACGAAGCAGCAGGTCGAGGAGCGCTTCGACGAGATCGTCGAGTTCGCTGACATCGGCGACTTCGTGCACCTGCCCATGACGACCTACTCCGCTGGCATGGCCGCCCGCCTCCGCTTCGCGATCTCGACGGCAGCGGTCCCTGACGTCCTCATGATCGACGAGGCGCTCGCCACCGGTGACGCCGGCTTCCGTGAGCGCAGCCGCGTCCGCGTCGAGGAGATCCGCCAGGGCGCTGGCACCGTGTTCGTCGTCAGCCACTCGCTCGCGTCCATCCAGGCGATGTGCGAACGGGTGATCTGGATCGACAAGGGCGTGGTCCGGATGGACGGCCCCGCCGACGAGGTCGCCGCCGAGTACCGCACGTACGTCCGGGCGCTGCGCGCGGAGCGCGCTCGCATCCGCGCCGCAAGGAAGAGGAACGTTGCCTGAGCAGACCCGAGCCACAGCCGCG
This genomic window from Flavimobilis soli contains:
- a CDS encoding ABC transporter ATP-binding protein; amino-acid sequence: MTEEEFDVEVDAEDLPDAPQAPAALGTPSVIVDNLHVTYRVVGTRGKPKTVRRGNKLQRGVRRVLRGTGAATEVKAVRGVSFVARHGESIGIIGTNGSGKSTLLQALAGLIPPSEGSVYISGTPSLLGVSAVLMKKLSGARNIMIGGLALGLTKQQVEERFDEIVEFADIGDFVHLPMTTYSAGMAARLRFAISTAAVPDVLMIDEALATGDAGFRERSRVRVEEIRQGAGTVFVVSHSLASIQAMCERVIWIDKGVVRMDGPADEVAAEYRTYVRALRAERARIRAARKRNVA